The following are encoded in a window of Tessaracoccus flavescens genomic DNA:
- a CDS encoding extracellular solute-binding protein gives MTEHILPKAAVSRRSLLTGGLGVTAMVGLSACGSGSSNTPTAGAPTGGGYVPGSAQLKVELGKELTGVLYPDGYVGPRARAAEKFADGQTTYRVVTRSFVGQDVAGDNTFSKHLENATGVKVKYEIVPAGDDGAPKLNAMMSSGDLPDAFMTGAPWMGGFTRSQLWTYGQQGMFIALDELIDQYAPELVNLFSQFPELRKVMTAPDGKMYAFPSINQCYHCSSSGQRTWIHTPSAEAVGATGESASTLEEFEALLREFKAMGMIPMSGYIEFPPMSLIEAAYLNVGDDRLRRKDGQISYTPIEEGWREAMITTNRLVKEGLLDPNGFSQTIDQFKRLAMDPAGTRVAVLPGQSQGEFAEINFSDPNARFREFQPLKPFTGPDGDAHVAWGYNPGHNVGLVLTSKTRNPEELIRWADYQTGLVSTLSMRLGELDEHWGWAVEGDTGIDDRQAVYKKTGTPSDENDAWWEMGPYNLVMDVRHGESVDDNTSIEPNLYRAGKMYEPFAAPEEEYFLEPFFTIEQAAQVGELKVNLDNAFKQGRANLALGNADPANDKDWENYVNSLKGAGLDRYLEILKAADDATNG, from the coding sequence ATGACCGAGCACATTCTGCCCAAGGCGGCAGTATCCAGGCGCTCCCTCCTGACGGGCGGGCTTGGCGTCACAGCCATGGTCGGCCTGTCCGCCTGTGGTTCAGGCAGCTCCAACACCCCCACCGCCGGAGCGCCCACTGGTGGTGGTTACGTCCCGGGGAGCGCACAACTGAAGGTCGAACTCGGCAAGGAGTTGACCGGTGTCCTCTATCCCGACGGCTACGTCGGGCCCAGGGCCCGCGCTGCCGAGAAGTTCGCCGACGGCCAGACCACATACAGGGTCGTCACGCGTAGCTTCGTCGGTCAGGACGTCGCCGGCGACAACACCTTCTCCAAGCATCTGGAGAACGCCACCGGTGTCAAGGTCAAGTATGAAATCGTTCCAGCGGGCGACGACGGCGCGCCCAAGTTGAACGCCATGATGTCCTCGGGTGACCTTCCCGATGCGTTCATGACGGGTGCTCCGTGGATGGGCGGCTTCACACGCTCACAGCTCTGGACCTACGGGCAGCAGGGGATGTTCATCGCCTTGGACGAACTGATCGACCAGTACGCCCCCGAGCTGGTGAACCTCTTCAGTCAGTTCCCGGAATTGCGCAAGGTCATGACCGCCCCCGACGGGAAGATGTATGCGTTCCCATCGATCAACCAGTGCTACCACTGCTCCTCGAGCGGGCAGCGCACCTGGATCCACACCCCCTCGGCCGAGGCCGTCGGCGCCACGGGGGAGAGCGCCTCCACCCTTGAGGAGTTCGAGGCCTTGCTCAGGGAGTTCAAGGCCATGGGCATGATCCCCATGAGCGGTTACATCGAGTTCCCCCCGATGTCGCTCATCGAGGCGGCATACCTCAACGTCGGCGATGATCGGCTGCGGCGCAAGGACGGCCAGATCTCGTACACCCCGATCGAGGAGGGGTGGCGCGAGGCGATGATCACGACGAACCGGCTGGTCAAGGAGGGGTTGTTGGACCCCAACGGTTTCAGCCAGACCATCGACCAGTTCAAGCGGCTGGCCATGGACCCGGCGGGCACGCGGGTGGCCGTCCTGCCCGGTCAGTCCCAGGGCGAGTTCGCCGAGATCAACTTCAGCGACCCGAACGCGAGGTTCCGCGAGTTCCAGCCGCTGAAGCCCTTCACCGGGCCCGATGGCGATGCCCACGTCGCGTGGGGCTACAATCCCGGTCACAACGTGGGTCTGGTCCTGACCAGCAAGACGCGCAACCCAGAGGAACTCATCCGTTGGGCCGACTACCAGACGGGCCTTGTCTCGACGCTCAGCATGCGTCTGGGCGAACTCGACGAGCACTGGGGCTGGGCGGTCGAGGGCGACACGGGCATTGACGACCGCCAGGCTGTCTACAAGAAGACGGGGACCCCCAGCGACGAAAACGATGCCTGGTGGGAGATGGGTCCGTACAACCTCGTGATGGACGTCCGACACGGGGAGTCCGTCGACGACAACACCTCGATCGAGCCCAACCTGTACCGCGCCGGCAAGATGTACGAGCCCTTCGCCGCACCGGAGGAGGAGTATTTCCTGGAGCCGTTCTTCACGATCGAGCAGGCCGCCCAGGTGGGCGAGTTGAAGGTGAACCTCGACAATGCGTTCAAACAGGGCCGGGCCAACCTCGCCCTCGGCAACGCAGACCCGGCCAACGACAAGGACTGGGAGAACTACGTGAACTCGCTGAAGGGTGCAGGTCTCGACCGCTATCTCGAGATCCTCAAGGCCGCGGACGACGCCACCAACGGCTGA
- a CDS encoding carbohydrate ABC transporter permease: protein MAAKSRTANRITETRGDKRLNITLLVVLGAFSVSVLYPLIYVMSASLSETSAVTSGEVWLFPIGFSTNAYTAVFESPLLFRSILNSLFYAGMVIAIGTFATMAGGYALSRRDLPGRNLLTFAFMITMLFSGGMIPTYLVVRDLGLLNTVWSMILPGAVSVWQLIISRAFFSQTIPHELLESAKMDGASDFTFFFKVVLPLSVPVIAVNMLLYGVTTWNAFFNGLIYLTDEELYPLQLAMRNILVQNTFDPAKMAGVDPTKIAEMQAIAGKLKYALIVIASIPPLLAYPFVQKHFVKGMMIGSVKG from the coding sequence TTGGCCGCCAAGAGCCGAACGGCAAACCGCATCACCGAGACCAGAGGGGACAAGCGCCTCAACATCACGCTTCTGGTAGTCCTCGGGGCATTCTCGGTGTCAGTGTTGTACCCGCTGATCTACGTCATGAGCGCGTCCCTGTCGGAGACGTCGGCGGTCACCTCTGGCGAGGTCTGGCTGTTCCCAATCGGATTCTCGACGAACGCGTACACGGCGGTCTTCGAGTCGCCGCTGCTGTTTCGTAGCATCCTGAACTCGTTGTTTTACGCCGGGATGGTGATCGCCATCGGCACGTTCGCGACGATGGCGGGGGGCTACGCGCTGTCGCGGCGCGACCTGCCTGGCAGGAACCTCCTCACGTTCGCGTTCATGATCACCATGCTGTTCAGCGGCGGCATGATTCCCACCTACTTGGTCGTGCGCGATCTCGGGCTGCTCAACACCGTGTGGTCCATGATCCTTCCGGGCGCGGTCAGCGTGTGGCAGTTGATCATCTCGCGTGCGTTCTTCTCCCAGACCATCCCGCATGAGCTCTTGGAGAGCGCCAAGATGGACGGCGCCTCCGACTTCACGTTCTTCTTCAAGGTCGTGTTGCCGCTCTCGGTGCCAGTCATTGCCGTCAACATGCTGCTCTACGGCGTCACCACCTGGAACGCCTTCTTTAACGGCCTGATCTACTTGACCGACGAGGAGTTGTACCCGCTGCAGCTGGCCATGCGAAACATCCTCGTCCAGAACACCTTCGACCCGGCGAAGATGGCGGGCGTGGACCCGACGAAGATCGCCGAGATGCAGGCCATCGCCGGCAAGCTCAAGTACGCGCTGATCGTGATCGCGTCGATCCCGCCGCTGTTGGCATACCCGTTCGTCCAGAAGCACTTCGTCAAGGGCATGATGATCGGCTCGGTGAAGGGATGA
- a CDS encoding ABC transporter permease: MTQMLNTNDGTASTDSAHKGGAASESTIRSNRPVPLLKRMARSWQLYVLLLPSLIWLVVFAYLPMYGLQIAFREFNPMQGIIDSPWVGLAQFERFFESNNFVPLLWNTIALALYELIAGFPIPIVLALALNALRQKYLSRSVQLITYAPNFLSVVVVVGILMMILDPQIGVVHQVLGALGIDAPQFLTDPGWFRHVFVWSGIWQTAGFSAIMYLAALSSVPPELHEAAKVDGASLFRRMVHIDLPSIMPIAVILLILSVGNILNTGFEKVLLLQNPLNLTVSQVIDTYVYEVGLKSPIPQFSYATAIGLFKSIVGLILLLAVNFFANKTTKSGLF, from the coding sequence ATGACCCAGATGTTAAACACCAACGACGGCACCGCATCCACGGACAGCGCGCACAAGGGAGGAGCCGCCTCCGAGAGCACCATCCGGAGCAACAGGCCGGTTCCCCTCCTGAAGCGGATGGCCAGAAGCTGGCAGCTGTACGTCCTGTTGTTGCCGAGCCTGATCTGGCTCGTCGTGTTTGCCTACCTGCCGATGTACGGCCTGCAGATCGCCTTCAGGGAGTTCAACCCCATGCAGGGCATCATCGACAGCCCATGGGTGGGCCTTGCCCAGTTCGAGAGGTTCTTCGAGTCCAACAACTTCGTGCCGCTGTTGTGGAACACGATCGCGCTGGCGCTCTACGAACTGATCGCGGGATTCCCGATTCCGATCGTCCTGGCACTCGCACTGAACGCCCTTCGCCAGAAGTACCTCAGCCGTTCAGTGCAGCTGATCACCTATGCACCGAACTTCCTGTCCGTGGTCGTCGTGGTCGGCATCCTCATGATGATCCTGGACCCCCAGATCGGCGTGGTGCACCAAGTGCTCGGCGCGCTCGGAATCGATGCGCCGCAGTTCCTCACGGATCCGGGATGGTTCCGCCACGTCTTCGTCTGGTCCGGCATCTGGCAGACCGCCGGGTTCTCCGCCATCATGTACCTCGCCGCTCTCAGTTCCGTACCCCCGGAACTCCACGAGGCTGCCAAGGTCGACGGCGCGTCCCTGTTCCGCCGCATGGTCCACATCGACCTGCCCTCGATCATGCCCATCGCCGTGATCCTCCTGATCCTCAGCGTCGGCAACATTCTCAACACCGGTTTCGAGAAGGTCCTGCTCCTGCAGAACCCCCTGAACCTCACCGTGTCGCAGGTGATCGACACCTACGTCTACGAGGTGGGCCTGAAGTCACCCATACCCCAGTTCAGTTATGCCACGGCGATCGGGCTGTTCAAGTCAATCGTCGGCCTCATCCTGCTGTTGGCGGTCAACTTCTTCGCCAACAAGACCACCAAGAGCGGTCTCTTCTGA
- a CDS encoding alpha-L-fucosidase produces MERWEQPDLLQVEFAGSLVKGKQYTTQAGEVMRGTLRPITGAEEQSVSGVRLAGDGGLLFEPAAAQPEGSTVELRFALDQPTVSPAVLITSSGVTLGVHHLNLMLWARGEWHGWPGGEDVFGVDTHHTLSVRIRSDEGSVQMEARLDGRDMGYLEFGPVSDQALFSFGSDFEGASGLVGEVHGVRVAVASSEWRWQPTTPVIDVETELTATEAADLAGLHPANYQNVSPSDSPAAIIHKASLLRPTPEQAVWQQEGLTAFIHFGINTFYDQEWGHGTEDPGRFLPSDIDPDAWVRVLRDAGFRTTVITLKHHDGFCLWPSRYTDHSVKASSWASGGGDIARLFVEAAHRYGMKVGFYLSPADSNAELQGTFGNGSQRSPRTIPTLTADDDRAGQELQTFEYHATDYGALFLNTLYEILTEYGTVHEVWFDGAQGNTGATEHYDHAAFYDMIHQLQPGANIAVGGRDIRWVGNESGVARQDEWASVAITDAGDGGAISPVQQGHFSADLGSDQQLVDAARSGGADRLHWWPTESDMRITAGWFAHPDDVPKAPLTLLRHYEQTYGRNSVTLLNVPPTDSGQFSADVVASVEGFAAERRKAFTLDHALGRDAIVEGSVVATMTNGNLRKGHSFTADEHPWIELDLGEPRQISRVGLSEEILGAGQTVRLFIVECDEGDGWREVARGGTIGAHRIVTLDEPVTAQRWRVRVTSSRGSYTIAAIHLWEQLASDPGKAREVHIDGSVSHAGDGSVERPIASMEQLRDVELATGAVLRFRSGTDTPDADVVLWGYGTPDQPIRVESWGQGAAPTVGGRSLEERFASKREHGWTVA; encoded by the coding sequence ATGGAAAGATGGGAACAGCCGGACCTGTTGCAGGTGGAGTTCGCCGGTTCGCTGGTGAAGGGCAAGCAATACACCACCCAGGCCGGGGAGGTGATGCGGGGCACGCTGCGCCCCATCACCGGAGCCGAGGAGCAGTCCGTGTCCGGCGTGAGGCTGGCCGGCGACGGGGGTCTGCTTTTTGAGCCTGCCGCTGCGCAGCCCGAGGGTTCGACCGTTGAACTGCGCTTCGCACTTGACCAGCCGACGGTCAGCCCTGCGGTCCTGATCACAAGCTCCGGAGTGACGCTGGGTGTGCATCACCTGAACCTGATGCTCTGGGCCCGCGGCGAATGGCACGGCTGGCCCGGCGGCGAGGACGTGTTCGGCGTCGATACCCACCACACGCTGTCGGTGCGGATCCGGAGCGACGAAGGTTCCGTGCAGATGGAGGCCCGTCTCGACGGCCGGGACATGGGGTACCTGGAGTTCGGCCCGGTTTCGGATCAGGCGCTGTTCAGCTTCGGCAGCGACTTCGAGGGCGCTTCAGGGCTCGTCGGCGAGGTCCACGGTGTACGCGTGGCCGTCGCGTCCTCCGAGTGGCGCTGGCAACCTACGACTCCGGTCATCGACGTCGAGACCGAGCTCACTGCCACGGAGGCCGCCGACCTTGCCGGACTCCACCCGGCCAACTACCAGAACGTGAGCCCGAGCGACTCCCCCGCCGCCATCATCCACAAGGCATCACTGCTGAGACCGACACCCGAGCAGGCCGTCTGGCAACAGGAGGGTCTGACCGCCTTCATCCACTTCGGCATCAACACGTTCTACGACCAGGAGTGGGGCCACGGCACCGAGGACCCGGGCCGGTTCCTCCCCTCCGACATCGACCCCGACGCCTGGGTAAGGGTGCTGCGCGACGCGGGCTTCCGCACCACAGTGATCACGCTCAAGCACCATGACGGCTTCTGCCTGTGGCCGAGCCGATACACCGACCACTCCGTAAAGGCGAGCTCCTGGGCCTCCGGTGGCGGCGACATCGCGCGCCTGTTCGTCGAAGCGGCCCATCGCTACGGCATGAAGGTGGGCTTCTACCTGTCCCCCGCCGACTCCAACGCGGAGTTGCAGGGCACGTTCGGCAACGGGTCGCAGCGCAGTCCTCGGACCATCCCCACGCTCACGGCCGACGACGACCGGGCCGGTCAGGAGTTGCAGACGTTCGAGTACCATGCCACCGACTACGGCGCGCTTTTCCTCAACACCCTCTACGAGATCCTCACCGAGTACGGCACTGTGCACGAGGTCTGGTTCGATGGCGCCCAAGGCAACACAGGCGCTACCGAACACTACGACCACGCCGCGTTCTACGACATGATCCACCAACTCCAGCCGGGCGCCAACATCGCCGTCGGAGGGCGCGACATCCGCTGGGTCGGCAACGAGAGCGGGGTGGCACGCCAGGACGAATGGGCCAGCGTCGCGATCACCGACGCCGGCGACGGGGGGGCCATCTCGCCGGTCCAGCAGGGTCACTTCTCCGCGGATCTCGGATCCGACCAGCAACTCGTCGACGCCGCCCGCTCGGGCGGCGCTGACAGGCTGCACTGGTGGCCGACGGAGTCCGACATGCGCATCACTGCCGGGTGGTTCGCGCACCCCGACGACGTCCCCAAGGCCCCACTGACGTTGCTGCGGCACTACGAACAGACGTACGGTCGCAATTCGGTGACGCTGTTGAACGTGCCCCCAACCGACTCGGGACAGTTCTCCGCCGACGTGGTGGCGAGCGTGGAGGGCTTCGCGGCGGAGCGGCGCAAGGCATTCACGCTGGACCACGCGTTGGGTCGCGACGCCATCGTGGAGGGCTCCGTGGTCGCGACGATGACCAACGGCAACCTCAGGAAAGGCCACTCCTTCACGGCCGACGAGCACCCCTGGATCGAACTCGACCTCGGCGAGCCCAGACAGATCAGCCGCGTCGGGCTGAGCGAGGAGATCCTCGGGGCAGGACAGACGGTGCGCCTGTTCATCGTGGAGTGCGATGAGGGGGACGGCTGGCGCGAGGTGGCACGGGGGGGCACCATCGGGGCGCACCGCATCGTCACACTCGACGAGCCCGTGACGGCCCAACGCTGGCGGGTCCGCGTGACATCGTCGCGCGGCAGCTACACGATTGCGGCGATCCACCTGTGGGAGCAGTTGGCATCAGACCCGGGCAAGGCACGGGAGGTCCACATCGACGGATCGGTGAGCCACGCGGGAGACGGCTCGGTTGAACGTCCGATCGCCTCGATGGAGCAGCTCCGGGACGTGGAACTGGCAACCGGCGCCGTGCTGCGGTTCCGCTCCGGCACCGACACCCCCGACGCCGACGTCGTGCTTTGGGGATACGGCACGCCTGATCAACCTATCCGCGTGGAGTCCTGGGGGCAGGGTGCCGCCCCCACCGTGGGAGGCAGATCGCTCGAAGAAAGGTTCGCGTCCAAGAGGGAGCACGGCTGGACTGTGGCCTGA
- a CDS encoding sulfatase family protein produces MSTATARPNLLFVMSDDHAAHAISAYGSAVNQTPNIDRIAQEGARLDRVFCTNSICTPSRATILTGTYSHVNGACSIYSELDYRVPPYSQVLRAAGYQTAIFGKWHLGVSPQARPRGFDDWRIFPGQGAYVDPVMYGPDGEGVVEGYATDIITDLSLEWLQVRNRDRPFCLMVHHKAPHRPWVPHERHRDLYPAGSIPEPLTMWDDHSGRASVVQAVRMTIADDLTDADIKETVPAELLGAENTRERAAWKYQRYMRDYLQTVQAVDDGVGRLLDWLDAEGLAENTIVVYTSDQGFFLGDHGWFDKRLMYEQSLGMPLVIRWPAEITAGTRCQEMITNVDFAATFLDMCGLDPDVALPHQQGRSFRVLLRGTDVPDWPSAVYYRYWEHDDPEHLAPAHYGVRSEDFKYIVYYNDGLGTPGSSERVLPTEYELFDLRRDPAELHNVVDDPDYAAVRLELEAELGRLQDKYADEPYQGPQTPRLHWST; encoded by the coding sequence GTGTCCACCGCCACCGCCAGGCCCAACCTGCTGTTCGTGATGTCCGACGACCATGCGGCCCACGCGATCAGCGCCTACGGCAGCGCGGTGAACCAGACACCCAACATCGATCGGATTGCCCAGGAGGGTGCGCGTCTCGACAGGGTGTTCTGCACCAACTCAATCTGCACGCCGTCGAGAGCGACCATCCTCACCGGCACCTACAGCCACGTCAACGGCGCCTGCTCCATCTACTCGGAGCTGGACTACCGGGTGCCGCCGTACTCCCAGGTGCTGCGGGCTGCGGGGTACCAGACCGCGATCTTCGGGAAGTGGCACCTGGGCGTCTCGCCGCAGGCCAGACCTCGGGGGTTCGATGACTGGCGCATCTTTCCTGGTCAGGGGGCCTACGTGGACCCCGTCATGTACGGTCCGGACGGCGAGGGTGTTGTCGAGGGCTATGCCACCGACATCATCACCGACCTGAGCCTCGAGTGGCTCCAGGTCAGGAACCGGGACCGGCCCTTCTGCCTCATGGTGCACCACAAGGCTCCGCACCGCCCATGGGTGCCGCATGAGCGACACCGGGACCTCTACCCCGCCGGCTCGATCCCCGAGCCTCTGACCATGTGGGACGACCACAGCGGTCGTGCAAGCGTTGTGCAAGCGGTTCGGATGACGATCGCCGACGACCTGACCGATGCCGACATCAAGGAGACCGTTCCGGCGGAGTTGTTGGGAGCCGAGAACACACGGGAGCGGGCAGCGTGGAAGTACCAGCGCTACATGCGTGATTACCTGCAGACCGTCCAGGCCGTCGACGACGGGGTCGGCCGACTTCTCGACTGGCTCGATGCTGAAGGCTTGGCCGAGAACACCATCGTGGTCTACACCTCGGACCAAGGCTTCTTCCTCGGAGACCACGGCTGGTTCGACAAGCGCCTGATGTACGAGCAGTCCCTTGGCATGCCGCTGGTCATCAGGTGGCCCGCGGAGATCACCGCCGGAACCCGGTGCCAGGAGATGATCACCAACGTGGACTTCGCGGCCACGTTCCTGGACATGTGCGGGCTGGACCCCGACGTTGCGCTGCCCCACCAGCAGGGCCGGAGCTTCCGTGTCCTCCTTCGGGGAACGGACGTGCCCGACTGGCCATCAGCTGTCTACTACCGCTACTGGGAGCACGACGACCCGGAGCACCTCGCCCCAGCGCACTACGGCGTCCGCAGCGAGGACTTCAAGTACATCGTCTACTACAACGACGGACTGGGGACGCCCGGGTCGTCCGAGCGGGTCCTGCCGACCGAGTACGAACTGTTCGACCTCCGCAGGGATCCCGCCGAACTGCACAACGTCGTCGATGACCCGGACTACGCCGCCGTGAGGCTGGAGCTGGAGGCGGAGTTGGGCCGGCTGCAGGACAAGTACGCAGACGAGCCATACCAGGGACCGCAGACCCCGCGTCTGCACTGGAGCACCTGA
- a CDS encoding alpha-1,3-galactosidase-related protein, with the protein MNRPLDEASHPDETLIDVSDFSLDPGDLTPALARALEHARSVPGPKRVVVPPGVYHVHPDHAPVREFYVSNTVGSREEHRHKRIAVLLEDLCDVTIDGEGATLVMHGQQTLFAMIRTRRASIRGFAVDWVTPRAIDLTVIHSGPDHHDLLVPAGYRYQICGTEVTWLSEDSSSGQPHWVYHRPEPLDVPLPDLGYDFMQITDLQTGRAHGGTMLDLPNPLRSGLVSVREIAPGVLRHTYGEGGSPSALGTVFQLRRTMRDTPGALLWEAKDSVIADMDIGYLHGFGMIAQMTDSVTVRGVRFRAPAGSRRTTVGFADLVQISGDKGTVVIEDNDFGFSHDDAINIHNTYVQLVAVDGPVATFRFMHHETSGFPLFHPGDTVALVDRDTMLDLPWAGTVIDVHGPSGQDHSVDLENVNLTFDEPLPDAAIPGRVVAENLTYNPAVAVRRNRFQSIATRGMLVTTRGSVVIEDNRFERVEMASIYVSADASQWYESSVVRDLVIRNNVFVRPATSTRAKAEILVEPTAAGEDPSKAAHSGIVIRDNVFLSADIPVLDARSVSGISFTGNTIVRYGPDPLGEPTPSGPLAIVRGCTAVQFRGNATGQGVNQELTYHAMAADDLIVEGFVRLEPPQAPLAALESVETEGLSVPPLPWPADSVVVRVPDDLARIRIRFKPVDGHPVRLAVHGIPVEPDADGWLAVTLESGATVVECEVEAPVGVSKRLYRCVLLRAS; encoded by the coding sequence GTGAACCGTCCCTTGGATGAGGCGAGCCACCCGGATGAGACACTCATCGACGTCTCGGATTTCTCGCTGGATCCGGGAGACCTCACGCCAGCCCTCGCACGAGCGCTCGAACACGCCCGCTCCGTTCCCGGCCCCAAGCGCGTGGTCGTCCCGCCGGGCGTCTACCACGTCCACCCGGACCATGCCCCGGTGCGGGAGTTCTACGTGTCCAACACTGTCGGCAGCCGCGAAGAGCACCGCCACAAGCGGATCGCCGTCCTGCTGGAGGACTTGTGCGACGTGACCATTGACGGCGAAGGCGCCACCTTGGTGATGCACGGGCAGCAGACACTGTTCGCGATGATCCGCACCCGCCGCGCCTCCATCCGGGGCTTCGCAGTGGACTGGGTCACGCCCCGCGCGATCGACCTGACCGTGATCCACTCAGGCCCAGACCACCACGACCTGCTCGTGCCCGCGGGGTACCGCTACCAGATCTGCGGCACGGAGGTCACCTGGCTGTCCGAGGACAGCTCCTCGGGTCAGCCCCACTGGGTCTACCACCGCCCAGAACCCCTGGACGTACCGCTGCCCGACCTCGGCTACGACTTCATGCAGATCACCGACCTGCAAACGGGGAGGGCCCACGGCGGCACCATGCTGGACTTGCCCAACCCGCTGCGCAGCGGTCTGGTCTCGGTGCGCGAGATCGCGCCCGGTGTGCTGCGCCACACCTACGGCGAGGGCGGCTCCCCGAGCGCGTTGGGTACGGTCTTCCAGCTCCGTCGCACCATGCGCGACACGCCCGGCGCTCTCCTCTGGGAGGCGAAGGACTCGGTCATAGCCGACATGGACATCGGCTACCTCCACGGATTTGGGATGATCGCACAGATGACAGACTCCGTCACCGTGCGGGGGGTGCGTTTCCGCGCGCCCGCGGGGTCCAGGCGTACGACCGTCGGGTTCGCGGACCTGGTGCAGATCTCCGGAGACAAAGGCACCGTCGTGATAGAGGACAACGACTTCGGGTTCTCTCACGACGACGCCATCAACATCCACAACACCTACGTCCAGCTGGTGGCGGTCGACGGTCCCGTCGCTACGTTCAGATTCATGCACCACGAAACCAGCGGGTTCCCACTGTTCCACCCCGGCGACACAGTGGCGCTCGTGGACCGCGACACGATGCTGGACCTGCCCTGGGCTGGCACCGTCATTGACGTGCACGGCCCCTCAGGACAGGACCACTCCGTTGATCTGGAGAACGTCAACCTGACCTTCGACGAGCCACTTCCCGACGCGGCCATTCCCGGCCGAGTCGTCGCAGAGAACCTCACCTACAACCCGGCGGTGGCGGTGCGTCGCAACCGCTTCCAATCCATCGCCACCCGGGGCATGCTCGTGACCACCCGAGGCTCCGTGGTCATCGAAGACAACCGCTTCGAGCGCGTCGAGATGGCCTCCATCTACGTCTCCGCAGACGCCTCCCAGTGGTACGAGTCCAGTGTGGTGCGGGACCTGGTGATCCGGAACAACGTCTTCGTCAGGCCCGCCACCTCGACCAGGGCCAAGGCCGAGATCCTCGTGGAGCCCACGGCGGCCGGCGAGGACCCGTCCAAGGCGGCGCACTCAGGCATCGTGATTCGGGACAACGTCTTCCTGTCGGCCGACATCCCCGTCCTGGACGCCAGATCCGTCTCGGGGATCAGTTTCACCGGCAACACGATCGTCCGCTACGGGCCTGATCCGCTGGGGGAGCCCACCCCCTCCGGCCCGCTCGCGATCGTTCGCGGTTGCACAGCAGTGCAGTTCCGCGGTAACGCCACTGGTCAGGGCGTGAACCAGGAGTTGACCTACCATGCCATGGCGGCCGATGACCTGATCGTCGAGGGCTTCGTCCGGCTGGAGCCCCCGCAGGCCCCCCTCGCAGCGCTGGAGTCGGTGGAAACGGAAGGTCTGTCGGTGCCACCGCTTCCCTGGCCCGCGGACAGCGTCGTGGTCCGGGTGCCCGACGACCTGGCCCGGATCCGCATCAGGTTCAAGCCCGTCGACGGCCACCCGGTGCGGTTGGCAGTCCACGGCATCCCCGTCGAGCCCGACGCCGACGGCTGGCTGGCCGTGACCCTGGAGTCCGGGGCGACGGTGGTGGAGTGTGAGGTCGAGGCTCCCGTTGGCGTCTCGAAGCGGCTTTACCGCTGTGTGTTGCTCCGTGCTTCCTGA